The sequence below is a genomic window from Cedecea neteri.
CAGCAGCGGAGCCAGATAGCAGTCGACCAGGCTGAACTCGTCGCTCAGGAAGAAAGGCTTCTGGGTAAAGACTGGGGCGATGCTCAACAACTCTTCACGCAGCTGCTTACGAGCGGCTTCCGCTTCCTGCGCTGAGCCGTTCATCACCACGTTCATCAGGGAATACCAGTCTTTCTCAATGCGGTGCATGTACAGACGGCTTTCACCACGCGCAACCGGATAAACCGGCATCAAAGGCGGGTGCGGGAAACGCTCATCAAGGTATTCCATGATGATGCGGGATTCCCACAGCGTCAGCTCGCGGTCAACCAGGGTCGGTACGCTGTGATTGGGGTTGAGGTCAATCAGATCCTGAGGCAGGTTATCCGTTTCCACATGCTCAATTTCAACGCTAACACCTTTCTCAGCCAGGACGATACGTACCTGGTGACTGTAGATGTCAGTAGGACCGGAAAACAGCGTCATCACCGAACGTTTGTTGGCAGCGACAGCCATGAAAACCTCCAAGTTTATCCAGAAAATTACTGCTAATAGCCGCAAGCGGCGACTAACCTGACCGTTTATTACCCAATGCTTCGCCAAAACATCGCTGACGCTCTTTAAGGGGCGAAAACAACCGGATGCCGACATTTGGGCAGAAAATTGGATGATAGTTTACCAGATTTTACTGGTTTTGTGGTGGTCGTATAATGAATTTGCCTGAAAGGCAAATCATTTCAAAATGTTAGACGCAATAATATAAATTACAGGCATAAAAAAACCCGGTACCAGGACCGGGCTTTTTGCCAACTGTCTTGCTGCCTGAACAGGCAGAGAACAATTAACGTTTGGAGAACTGAGGACGACGACGTGCTTTACGCAGACCGACTTTCTTACGTTCAACCTGACGAGCATCACGGGTAACGAAGCCAGCTTTACGCAGCTCGGAACGCAGGGACTCATCGTACTCCATCAGAGCGCGGGTGATACCGTGACGGATCGCACCAGCCTGACCAGAGATACCACCACCTTTAACGGTGATGTACAGATCCAGTTTCTCAACCATGTCGACCAGTTCCAGCGGCTGACGAACTACCATGCGGGCAGTTTCACGACCGAAGTACTGTTCCAGAGAACGTTGGTTGATAACGATTTTGCCGTTGCCCGGTTTGATAAACACGCGAGCTGCGGAACTTTTGCGGCGACCAGTGCCGTAGTATTGATTTTCAGCCATTGCCTATAATCCCGATTAAATGTCCAGAACTTGCGGTTGCTGTGCCGCGTGGTTGTGCTCGGTGCCCGCGTAAACTTTCAGTTTACGGAACATTGCACGACCCAGCGGG
It includes:
- the sspA gene encoding stringent starvation protein SspA, which produces MAVAANKRSVMTLFSGPTDIYSHQVRIVLAEKGVSVEIEHVETDNLPQDLIDLNPNHSVPTLVDRELTLWESRIIMEYLDERFPHPPLMPVYPVARGESRLYMHRIEKDWYSLMNVVMNGSAQEAEAARKQLREELLSIAPVFTQKPFFLSDEFSLVDCYLAPLLWRLPQMGIELTGAGSKEMKGYMTRVFERDSFLASLTEPEREMRLQTRG
- the rpsI gene encoding 30S ribosomal protein S9, with amino-acid sequence MAENQYYGTGRRKSSAARVFIKPGNGKIVINQRSLEQYFGRETARMVVRQPLELVDMVEKLDLYITVKGGGISGQAGAIRHGITRALMEYDESLRSELRKAGFVTRDARQVERKKVGLRKARRRPQFSKR